Proteins from one Psychromonas sp. psych-6C06 genomic window:
- a CDS encoding AAA family ATPase — MKNSQPSSDLSFPFSAVQGQNVFKLALLLATINPALGGVLISGPRGCAKSTLARAIADLLPVKTELPPAFITLPLGASEEMLIGSLDLEQVLQQKSVQFSPGLLKKAHGGVLYVDEVNLLPDHLVDQLLDVASSGVNRVERDGVSHSHDARFTLIGTMNPDEGELRPQLKDRFGLMVELDNRYSVQERVNIITTRQAYEQDKIAFCQRYQTQQLQLQQQISDAQQRLPQVSCDQACLLEIATRCQQANVEGLRADIMMHRASLTHAAWCARDAVTLEDIQQVAPLVLLHREQQNGDASGPSNKTPPPEQGGGFSRPPQANDHQLPSHQSSNDKNEAPSAQSQTSQAGEWGAMPNNNGEAQRTDTTQNITLPEYQYTPLTEALKPEQYLAFHAKQGALTNSVGYKKSSLMSSKPDWFSTLRQSVGEWPPKRLAFKRLALGEQKLHLILLDTSASTLTHQLSSIAKSVVMKITDNAYLRRDKLSVLGFGNDHVETLIKAGRAPKNVQHKLDNLCAQGGTPLRLALHQAHKQITKLQQQFPAISLCCYLITDGRSRVNVDDLKLSVPTLLVDIEKAQIKRGRGKVLAQQLGAQYVALQA; from the coding sequence GCAAAATGTCTTTAAGCTGGCGTTGTTATTAGCAACGATTAATCCTGCCTTAGGTGGCGTATTAATATCAGGGCCACGTGGTTGTGCGAAATCGACATTAGCAAGAGCAATCGCAGATCTTCTTCCGGTAAAAACGGAACTGCCCCCTGCATTTATTACCTTGCCACTCGGTGCTAGCGAAGAGATGTTGATTGGTAGTCTCGATTTAGAACAGGTTTTACAGCAGAAATCAGTACAGTTTTCACCGGGATTATTAAAAAAAGCTCACGGTGGTGTATTGTATGTCGACGAAGTCAATTTGTTGCCTGATCACCTTGTGGATCAGTTACTTGATGTCGCCAGCAGTGGTGTTAATCGGGTTGAGCGTGATGGTGTTAGTCACAGTCATGATGCGCGTTTTACTTTGATAGGCACAATGAACCCAGATGAAGGGGAACTAAGACCGCAGTTAAAAGATCGTTTTGGATTGATGGTTGAATTAGACAATCGTTACAGTGTGCAAGAGCGGGTCAACATCATCACCACACGGCAGGCTTACGAGCAAGATAAAATCGCTTTTTGTCAGCGCTATCAAACTCAGCAATTACAATTACAGCAACAGATCAGTGATGCCCAGCAACGCTTACCACAGGTCAGTTGCGATCAAGCTTGTTTGCTTGAAATTGCCACACGTTGCCAGCAAGCAAATGTTGAAGGATTACGCGCAGATATTATGATGCATCGCGCTAGTTTGACACATGCTGCATGGTGTGCGCGAGATGCTGTGACGCTGGAAGATATTCAACAAGTCGCGCCTTTGGTACTGCTGCACCGCGAGCAACAAAATGGCGATGCCTCTGGCCCTAGCAATAAAACACCACCCCCTGAGCAGGGCGGTGGTTTTTCTCGTCCGCCACAGGCAAATGACCATCAATTACCTAGCCATCAATCATCTAATGATAAAAATGAGGCACCATCAGCGCAGTCACAAACCTCGCAGGCGGGTGAATGGGGAGCAATGCCTAATAATAACGGAGAAGCACAGCGAACTGATACGACGCAAAACATAACGCTGCCTGAATACCAATATACCCCGCTAACAGAAGCTCTAAAACCTGAGCAATACCTCGCCTTTCATGCAAAGCAGGGGGCGCTGACCAACAGTGTGGGATATAAAAAATCATCACTTATGAGCAGTAAACCTGACTGGTTTAGCACCTTAAGGCAGAGTGTCGGAGAGTGGCCACCTAAACGTTTAGCGTTTAAAAGGCTTGCTCTTGGTGAACAAAAATTGCATCTGATTTTGCTCGATACCTCCGCTTCTACACTAACCCATCAGCTTTCTTCTATTGCCAAATCGGTAGTGATGAAAATTACCGATAACGCGTATCTTCGTCGTGACAAATTGAGTGTATTAGGTTTTGGTAATGACCATGTAGAAACACTTATAAAAGCAGGGCGGGCACCTAAAAATGTACAACATAAACTCGATAATCTCTGCGCGCAGGGGGGCACGCCGTTACGTCTTGCATTGCACCAAGCACACAAACAGATAACAAAATTACAGCAACAGTTTCCGGCTATTTCGCTGTGTTGTTATTTGATAACGGATGGAAGAAGTCGCGTTAACGTTGATGATTTAAAACTGTCTGTGCCGACCTTGCTGGTGGACATTGAAAAAGCGCAAATAAAACGCGGCCGTGGCAAGGTACTCGCGCAACAACTAGGGGCGCAATATGTTGCGTTACAGGCATAA